From the Mangifera indica cultivar Alphonso chromosome 10, CATAS_Mindica_2.1, whole genome shotgun sequence genome, one window contains:
- the LOC123227060 gene encoding E3 SUMO-protein ligase SIZ1-like isoform X2: MDLISTQGKLAYFRIKELKDVLTKLGLPKQGKKQDLVDRISRVLPDEGLVNIINDTYRKMQISEASELANSGQTDMDLYNLKLETEVEDSITSDVRICCPCGNSYPTELMVQCVDPGCLVQQHAGCVIIPEKPMEEIPSTPPPYFCEMCRIKRADPFLLTVACLVSPMKLVFSNIPPDGTNPLQIAETTFLHTQAHKDLLQKDGYDIQAWCILLNDRVSFRMQWPQFADLQVNGHQVRAVNRQGSQLLGANGRDDGPIITFYIIDGANKISLSACDARNFCFGVRLVKRRTVEQVRNLIPKETDGELFEDALARIRRCIGGGMATGNEDSDSDLEVIAESITVSLRCPMSGSRMKVAGRFKPCAHMGCFDLQTFIELNQRSRKWQCPICLKNYTLEDIIIDPYFNRITKMMQNCDEDITDIEVKPDGSWTVKTKGELGDLAKWHLPDGSLCNARNEIISKLGTPRQIIKEGSSVHTSVVGIKQNFNGTAELSKNQLIILSPIYQMEDRVQSYEENFITMSSSASGSGRDDEDPSINQNCNGHIDNSANNGNEINFIPGSFNSTLEFKNQTSAVTNDTDIIILSDSEEDNKYLDPAGSVYKTFPEIDSGPPGFSGSYLSDSMLDAAADSCLGLFGCNISGIGIPNWPYTSVSREGSGFQLFGTDSNVSEAFVDLDHSSVMCSAPMNGFTSVSRSTLTSGREVLDSQVCHSNIDIDEHLIGNTSAYVGDDPSLQSFLPSQPPVVLSESDLGQQPLNGIHTDDWISLRLGSDGEHVCGDLGSNPQPAATNGLELRHICGPNGATLCETKSASLLNAESDYRWKWTLLKMTFEVSYSSFNIYFGLMMVFLILLKKSKAKLSSVGI; the protein is encoded by the exons ATGGATTTAATATCTACCCAG GGCAAGTTGGCCTATTTTCGAATTAAAGAGCTCAAGGATGTTCTAACTAAGCTAGGTCTTCCAAAGCAAGGAAAGAAGCAG GATTTGGTGGACAGAATATCACGCGTATTGCCAGACGAAGGACTGGtgaatataattaatgatactTATAG AAAAATGCAGATTTCAGAGGCTTCTGAATTGGCAAATTCGGGACAGACTGATATGGATTTGTACAATTTGAAGCTTGAAACAGAAGTTGAAGATTCAATAACTTCAGATGTGAGGATTTGCTGCCCATGTGGAAATTCATATCCTACTGAGTTAATGGTACAG TGTGTAGATCCAGGATGTCTGGTGCAGCAACATGCTGGTTGTGTTATTATTCCAGAGAAGCCTATGGAGGAGATTCCATCTACCCCTCCTCCATATTTTTGTGAAATGTGTCGAATCAAAAGGGCAGATCc ATTTTTGTTGACTGTGGCATGCTTGGTATCCCCTATGAAGTTGGTCTTTTCAAATATTCCACCTGATGG GACAAACCCCCTGCAGATTGCAGAAACAACATTTCTGCATACACAAGCTCATAAAGATTTACTACAGAAAGATGGATATGATATTCAG GCTTGGTGTATTCTCCTAAATGATAGAGTTTCATTCAGGATGCAATGGCCACAGTTTGCAGATTTGCAGGTTAATG GACATCAAGTACGAGCAGTTAATAGACAGGGATCACAGTTGCTGGGTGCTAATGGTCGAGATGATGGCCCCATA ATTACATTCTACATCATTGACGGGGCTAATAAGATTTCTTTATCGGCATGTGATGCTCGCAATTTCTGCTTTGGTGTCAGACTTGTAAAGAGGCGTACGGTTGAACAG GTCCGCAACCTGATCCCCAAAGAAACAGATGGTGAGCTTTTTGAAGATGCACTGGCCCGTATTCGCCGGTGCATCGGTGGTGGGATGGCTACTGGAAATGAAGACAGCGATAGTGATTTGGAAGTTATTGCAGAGTCAATTACAGTTAGCTTACGTTGTCCT ATGAGTGGTTCTAGAATGAAGGTTGCTGGCAGATTTAAACCTTGTGCTCACATGGGCTGTTTTGATCTTCAAACTTTTATTGAGCTAAATCAGCGATCTAGGAAG TGGCAATGTCCCATTTGCCTCAAGAATTACACTTTGGAGGACATCATCATTGACCCTTATTTCAATCGCATTACAAAAATG ATGCAAAATTGTGATGAAGACATAACTGATATTGAGGTGAAGCCTGATGGTTCTTGGACTGTGAAAACCAAAGGTGAGCTTGGCGATCTTGCAAAATGGCATTTGCCTGATGGTTCACTTTGTAATGCCAGAAATGAGATCATCTCCAAATTAGGAACACCAAGGCAGATCATCAAGGAAGGTAGTTCAGTTCATACTTCTGTAGTTGGGATTAAACAGAATTTCAATGGGACCGCAGAACTCAGTAAAAATCAGCTTATCATCCTCTCCCCAATATATCAAATGGAGGATCGTGTTCAAagttatgaagaaaattttattacaatgaGCAGCAGTGCCTCTGGAAGTGGCAGAGATGATGAAGACCCAAGCATTAATCAGAATTGCAATGGGCATATTGATAACTCTGCCAATAATGgcaatgagataaattttattccTGGCAGTTTTAATTCAACTTTGGAGTTTAAAAACCAAACATCTGCAGTGACAAATGACACAGATATCATTATTCTCAGTGATTCAGAAGAAGACAACAAATATTTGGATCCTGCTGGAAGTGTCTACAAAACTTTTCCTGAAATTGATAGTGGACCTCCTGGGTTTTCAGGATCATACCTGTCAGACTCAATGCTTGATGCTGCTGCGGATTCTTGTTTGGGTCTTTTCGGCTGCAATATTAGCGGCATTGGCATACCTAACTGGCCATATACTTCTGTTAGTCGGGAAGGTTCTGGATTCCAATTGTTTGGTACAGATTCAAATGTTTCCGAGGCTTTTGTTGATCTGGACCATTCTTCAGTAATGTGTTCTGCTCCGATGAATGGTTTCACATCAGTTTCTAGGTCAACTTTAACATCTGGCAGGGAGGTCCTAGATTCTCAGGTTTGCCATTCCAATATTGACATAGATGAGCATTTAATTGGTAATACCTCAGCATATGTTGGTGATGATCCCTCTCTACAAAGTTTCCTTCCATCTCAGCCACCTGTAGTGTTGTCAGAGTCTGATTTGGGACAGCAGCCTCTGAATGGTATCCATACTGACGATTGGATTTCTCTTAGGCTAGGTAGTGATGGTGAGCATGTTTGTGGTGATCTGGGGTCTAATCCTCAACCTGCTGCCACAAATGGGCTGGAATTGAGACACATTTGTGGACCAAACGGAG CCACGCTCTGTGAGACAAAGAGTGCATCCCTCTTAAATGCAGAATCTGACTATAGATGGAAATGGACGTTGTTGAAGATGACTTTTGAAGTTTCGTACTCTAGTTTCAATATCTactttgggttgatgatggtttttttaattttattgaaaaagagCAAAGCCAAGCTGTCTTCTGTAG GCATATAA
- the LOC123227060 gene encoding E3 SUMO-protein ligase SIZ1-like isoform X3, whose amino-acid sequence MDLISTQGKLAYFRIKELKDVLTKLGLPKQGKKQDLVDRISRVLPDEGLVNIINDTYRKMQISEASELANSGQTDMDLYNLKLETEVEDSITSDVRICCPCGNSYPTELMVQCVDPGCLVQQHAGCVIIPEKPMEEIPSTPPPYFCEMCRIKRADPFLLTVACLVSPMKLVFSNIPPDGTNPLQIAETTFLHTQAHKDLLQKDGYDIQAWCILLNDRVSFRMQWPQFADLQVNGHQVRAVNRQGSQLLGANGRDDGPIITFYIIDGANKISLSACDARNFCFGVRLVKRRTVEQVRNLIPKETDGELFEDALARIRRCIGGGMATGNEDSDSDLEVIAESITVSLRCPMSGSRMKVAGRFKPCAHMGCFDLQTFIELNQRSRKWQCPICLKNYTLEDIIIDPYFNRITKMMQNCDEDITDIEVKPDGSWTVKTKGELGDLAKWHLPDGSLCNARNEIISKLGTPRQIIKEGSSVHTSVVGIKQNFNGTAELSKNQLIILSPIYQMEDRVQSYEENFITMSSSASGSGRDDEDPSINQNCNGHIDNSANNGNEINFIPGSFNSTLEFKNQTSAVTNDTDIIILSDSEEDNKYLDPAGSVYKTFPEIDSGPPGFSGSYLSDSMLDAAADSCLGLFGCNISGIGIPNWPYTSVSREGSGFQLFGTDSNVSEAFVDLDHSSVMCSAPMNGFTSVSRSTLTSGREVLDSQVCHSNIDIDEHLIGNTSAYVGDDPSLQSFLPSQPPVVLSESDLGQQPLNGIHTDDWISLRLGSDGEHVCGDLGSNPQPAATNGLELRHICGPNGAASLSGETKSNRKNNKKLSDGPFSFPRQPRSVRQRVHPS is encoded by the exons ATGGATTTAATATCTACCCAG GGCAAGTTGGCCTATTTTCGAATTAAAGAGCTCAAGGATGTTCTAACTAAGCTAGGTCTTCCAAAGCAAGGAAAGAAGCAG GATTTGGTGGACAGAATATCACGCGTATTGCCAGACGAAGGACTGGtgaatataattaatgatactTATAG AAAAATGCAGATTTCAGAGGCTTCTGAATTGGCAAATTCGGGACAGACTGATATGGATTTGTACAATTTGAAGCTTGAAACAGAAGTTGAAGATTCAATAACTTCAGATGTGAGGATTTGCTGCCCATGTGGAAATTCATATCCTACTGAGTTAATGGTACAG TGTGTAGATCCAGGATGTCTGGTGCAGCAACATGCTGGTTGTGTTATTATTCCAGAGAAGCCTATGGAGGAGATTCCATCTACCCCTCCTCCATATTTTTGTGAAATGTGTCGAATCAAAAGGGCAGATCc ATTTTTGTTGACTGTGGCATGCTTGGTATCCCCTATGAAGTTGGTCTTTTCAAATATTCCACCTGATGG GACAAACCCCCTGCAGATTGCAGAAACAACATTTCTGCATACACAAGCTCATAAAGATTTACTACAGAAAGATGGATATGATATTCAG GCTTGGTGTATTCTCCTAAATGATAGAGTTTCATTCAGGATGCAATGGCCACAGTTTGCAGATTTGCAGGTTAATG GACATCAAGTACGAGCAGTTAATAGACAGGGATCACAGTTGCTGGGTGCTAATGGTCGAGATGATGGCCCCATA ATTACATTCTACATCATTGACGGGGCTAATAAGATTTCTTTATCGGCATGTGATGCTCGCAATTTCTGCTTTGGTGTCAGACTTGTAAAGAGGCGTACGGTTGAACAG GTCCGCAACCTGATCCCCAAAGAAACAGATGGTGAGCTTTTTGAAGATGCACTGGCCCGTATTCGCCGGTGCATCGGTGGTGGGATGGCTACTGGAAATGAAGACAGCGATAGTGATTTGGAAGTTATTGCAGAGTCAATTACAGTTAGCTTACGTTGTCCT ATGAGTGGTTCTAGAATGAAGGTTGCTGGCAGATTTAAACCTTGTGCTCACATGGGCTGTTTTGATCTTCAAACTTTTATTGAGCTAAATCAGCGATCTAGGAAG TGGCAATGTCCCATTTGCCTCAAGAATTACACTTTGGAGGACATCATCATTGACCCTTATTTCAATCGCATTACAAAAATG ATGCAAAATTGTGATGAAGACATAACTGATATTGAGGTGAAGCCTGATGGTTCTTGGACTGTGAAAACCAAAGGTGAGCTTGGCGATCTTGCAAAATGGCATTTGCCTGATGGTTCACTTTGTAATGCCAGAAATGAGATCATCTCCAAATTAGGAACACCAAGGCAGATCATCAAGGAAGGTAGTTCAGTTCATACTTCTGTAGTTGGGATTAAACAGAATTTCAATGGGACCGCAGAACTCAGTAAAAATCAGCTTATCATCCTCTCCCCAATATATCAAATGGAGGATCGTGTTCAAagttatgaagaaaattttattacaatgaGCAGCAGTGCCTCTGGAAGTGGCAGAGATGATGAAGACCCAAGCATTAATCAGAATTGCAATGGGCATATTGATAACTCTGCCAATAATGgcaatgagataaattttattccTGGCAGTTTTAATTCAACTTTGGAGTTTAAAAACCAAACATCTGCAGTGACAAATGACACAGATATCATTATTCTCAGTGATTCAGAAGAAGACAACAAATATTTGGATCCTGCTGGAAGTGTCTACAAAACTTTTCCTGAAATTGATAGTGGACCTCCTGGGTTTTCAGGATCATACCTGTCAGACTCAATGCTTGATGCTGCTGCGGATTCTTGTTTGGGTCTTTTCGGCTGCAATATTAGCGGCATTGGCATACCTAACTGGCCATATACTTCTGTTAGTCGGGAAGGTTCTGGATTCCAATTGTTTGGTACAGATTCAAATGTTTCCGAGGCTTTTGTTGATCTGGACCATTCTTCAGTAATGTGTTCTGCTCCGATGAATGGTTTCACATCAGTTTCTAGGTCAACTTTAACATCTGGCAGGGAGGTCCTAGATTCTCAGGTTTGCCATTCCAATATTGACATAGATGAGCATTTAATTGGTAATACCTCAGCATATGTTGGTGATGATCCCTCTCTACAAAGTTTCCTTCCATCTCAGCCACCTGTAGTGTTGTCAGAGTCTGATTTGGGACAGCAGCCTCTGAATGGTATCCATACTGACGATTGGATTTCTCTTAGGCTAGGTAGTGATGGTGAGCATGTTTGTGGTGATCTGGGGTCTAATCCTCAACCTGCTGCCACAAATGGGCTGGAATTGAGACACATTTGTGGACCAAACGGAG CCGCTTCTTTGAGTGGTGAAACTAAGTctaacagaaaaaataataaaaaattatctgatgGCCCTTTCTCATTTCCACGCCAGCCACGCTCTGTGAGACAAAGAGTGCATCCCTCTTAA